The Sporichthyaceae bacterium genome window below encodes:
- a CDS encoding DUF5985 family protein, giving the protein MIHLLAPGSDRLPVTHEQLNGLLEGAIMMASFTVAVFFLRYWRATGERLFAAFAFAFTLFGVNRIELYLVVHHHHPDAAIWVYASRLAGFAAIIAAVLDKNLSTPLRRPATQTPAEPVGDVLSWETDSDDEPRTPVRTPNGR; this is encoded by the coding sequence ATGATCCATCTCCTGGCGCCCGGATCGGACCGGCTGCCGGTCACGCACGAGCAGCTGAACGGCCTGCTGGAAGGGGCCATCATGATGGCCTCGTTCACGGTCGCCGTGTTCTTCCTGCGCTACTGGCGCGCCACCGGCGAACGGCTGTTCGCGGCCTTCGCCTTCGCGTTCACGCTGTTCGGCGTCAACCGCATCGAGCTGTACCTGGTCGTGCATCACCACCACCCGGACGCCGCGATCTGGGTCTACGCGTCCCGGCTGGCCGGCTTCGCCGCGATCATCGCCGCGGTGCTGGACAAGAACCTGTCCACGCCGCTCCGCCGGCCGGCCACGCAGACACCGGCCGAGCCGGTCGGCGATGTCCTGTCCTGGGAGACCGACTCGGACGACGAACCGCGCACGCCCGTGCGCACGCCGAACGGGCGGTGA
- a CDS encoding DUF5985 family protein: MAAFVYSLCAVSSILCAVLLMRSWSRERVRLLMWVGLGFVGLAADNVVLLADEVVAVHSDLHLLREFTGLTAVCTLLFGLIWESR, encoded by the coding sequence ATGGCTGCCTTCGTCTACTCCCTGTGCGCGGTGAGCAGCATCCTGTGCGCCGTGCTGCTGATGCGGTCCTGGTCGCGGGAACGGGTCCGGTTGTTGATGTGGGTCGGGCTTGGCTTCGTCGGGCTGGCCGCGGACAACGTCGTGCTGCTGGCCGACGAGGTCGTCGCGGTCCACAGCGATCTGCACCTGCTGCGTGAGTTCACCGGGCTCACTGCCGTCTGCACACTGCTGTTCGGCCTGATCTGGGAGTCTCGATGA